A single Brevundimonas sp. M20 DNA region contains:
- a CDS encoding ABC transporter ATP-binding protein — protein sequence MSALQLIDATAALGGREVLKTVTLSVATGELVAIVGPNGAGKSSVIRALAGLLRLTGGSARLDGTDLPRLSARERAERLAYLPQEGRIAWNLPAVEVAALGAPFLSGDKALAAAHAALAEVEAAHLADRGVAEMSGGERARVLLARALATGAKGLLADEPVAGLDPDAQLLVLERVRARARAGQAVLLSLHDLTLAARYADRVIVLHEGQVVADASPLKALTPEVMKTVFGLNAHWIDGPYGPLLSSLRHSPEGSGSGVR from the coding sequence GTGAGCGCCCTGCAACTGATCGACGCGACCGCAGCCCTTGGCGGGCGTGAGGTCTTGAAGACCGTCACTCTCTCGGTGGCGACCGGAGAGCTGGTGGCGATCGTCGGTCCGAACGGCGCGGGCAAGTCCAGCGTCATTCGCGCCCTCGCAGGCCTGCTTCGGCTGACGGGCGGGAGCGCGCGGCTGGACGGAACGGACCTGCCCCGGCTGTCGGCCCGTGAACGGGCGGAGCGGCTTGCCTATCTGCCCCAGGAAGGGCGGATCGCTTGGAACCTGCCCGCCGTCGAGGTCGCCGCGCTCGGTGCGCCTTTTCTGTCCGGCGACAAGGCATTGGCGGCGGCGCACGCGGCGCTGGCCGAGGTTGAAGCCGCCCATCTGGCGGACCGCGGCGTGGCAGAAATGTCCGGCGGGGAAAGGGCGCGCGTGCTGCTTGCGCGGGCTCTGGCGACGGGGGCGAAGGGGCTGCTGGCCGATGAACCGGTCGCCGGACTGGACCCCGACGCCCAGCTTCTGGTGCTGGAACGAGTGCGGGCCAGAGCGAGGGCAGGGCAGGCCGTCCTGCTCAGCCTGCACGACCTTACGCTGGCGGCCCGCTACGCCGACCGGGTCATCGTCCTGCACGAAGGGCAGGTGGTCGCCGACGCCTCGCCGCTGAAGGCGTTGACGCCAGAGGTTATGAAGACTGTCTTCGGCCTGAACGCCCACTGGATCGACGGGCCGTATGGCCCGCTACTGTCCAGCCTGCGTCACTCGCCCGAAGGATCGGGCTCCGGCGTCCGGTAA
- a CDS encoding glycosyltransferase family 2 protein — protein sequence MGGESPSGGLPRDQSAARRGLSLFQWSVGAVVLLLVVWVARNASRALFDQAAAVAGVGFLGVAGWRCLLVVVGSKRTPVPAAPDIWPRYTILAALYDEAEVVGQLIARLAVLDYPADRLQGFLVLEARDVATIAAARAAPKPDWLEVFIAPPGEPKTKPRALNCAMPFVTGDLLTIYDAEDAPDPGQLREAASRFVAEGDGRLACLQAPLRVRAPDGSTTPFIDRQFAAEYASLFETTLPGMARLGLPFPLGGTSNHFRVDVLRAVGGWDSWNVTEDADLGFRLWRRGWRLGVMNRPTWETPPGALYDWLPQRTRWLKGYMQTWGVHTRNPLALGPRGLISLCVTLGVGLASAALYGPTLSWVAASVLVALAAGLPPETSQLALSVLVLGAATAWLSCKVGARRAGIAYGPWDMIRAPIYWCLLSLAFSHALWRLLIEPFRWDKTRHRLEVAPPADDAALDETALPGLSAAHVATPEPIA from the coding sequence TTGGGCGGCGAGTCCCCGTCTGGCGGGCTTCCGCGCGACCAGAGCGCCGCCCGTCGCGGCCTGTCCCTGTTTCAGTGGAGCGTGGGCGCCGTCGTGCTGCTGTTGGTGGTCTGGGTCGCCCGCAACGCCTCTCGCGCGCTGTTCGATCAGGCCGCCGCGGTCGCCGGCGTCGGCTTCCTGGGCGTCGCCGGGTGGCGATGTCTTCTGGTGGTCGTCGGCTCGAAGCGGACTCCCGTTCCGGCGGCTCCGGACATCTGGCCGCGCTACACCATCCTCGCCGCCCTCTATGACGAGGCGGAGGTGGTGGGACAGTTGATCGCGCGTCTGGCCGTTCTCGACTATCCGGCAGATCGGCTGCAGGGATTTCTGGTTCTGGAGGCGCGGGACGTCGCGACCATAGCCGCCGCCCGCGCCGCGCCGAAGCCGGACTGGCTGGAGGTCTTCATCGCGCCGCCGGGCGAGCCGAAGACCAAGCCGCGCGCCCTGAACTGCGCCATGCCCTTCGTCACCGGCGATCTGCTGACCATCTATGACGCCGAGGATGCGCCGGACCCCGGCCAGTTGAGGGAAGCCGCGTCGCGGTTCGTGGCTGAGGGCGACGGGCGACTGGCCTGCCTGCAGGCGCCGCTTCGGGTCCGCGCCCCGGACGGATCAACCACGCCCTTCATTGATCGGCAGTTCGCCGCCGAATACGCCAGCCTGTTCGAGACCACCCTGCCCGGCATGGCCCGGCTGGGGCTGCCCTTCCCGCTCGGCGGCACCAGCAATCACTTCCGCGTGGATGTGCTCCGCGCGGTCGGGGGATGGGACTCCTGGAACGTCACCGAGGATGCCGACCTGGGGTTCCGTCTCTGGCGCCGCGGCTGGAGGCTGGGCGTCATGAACCGGCCGACGTGGGAGACCCCGCCGGGGGCGCTGTATGACTGGCTGCCCCAGCGCACGCGCTGGCTGAAGGGCTATATGCAGACGTGGGGCGTGCACACGCGAAACCCACTTGCGCTCGGGCCGAGGGGGCTAATTTCACTGTGCGTGACGCTAGGCGTGGGTCTGGCTTCGGCGGCGCTCTATGGGCCGACGTTGTCGTGGGTGGCGGCGTCTGTGCTGGTGGCGCTGGCGGCGGGCCTGCCGCCGGAAACCTCGCAGTTGGCGCTCAGCGTTCTCGTGCTGGGCGCGGCGACCGCCTGGCTGTCGTGCAAGGTCGGCGCACGGCGGGCGGGCATAGCCTATGGTCCGTGGGACATGATCCGTGCGCCGATCTACTGGTGCCTGCTCAGTCTGGCGTTCAGCCATGCGCTTTGGCGGCTGCTGATCGAGCCCTTCAGGTGGGACAAGACCCGGCATCGGCTGGAGGTCGCGCCCCCGGCGGATGACGCCGCGCTGGACGAAACGGCCCTGCCCGGCCTATCAGCGGCCCATGTCGCCACGCCTGAACCCATCGCCTGA
- a CDS encoding TetR/AcrR family transcriptional regulator, which produces MPATTATAKSARKPKGEGHERRAEILAAAERIFVELGYEGATIRKIADEVGLSSTALYMHFADKGEILQEICRQAFESLLKANREALAEAGSPEQRMRKMMRAYVDFGFHNPNAYRLVYMTRPSELREGAQDAAQTMGGELFGAFLEVIQELESAGRLKSDARTTAQAFWAGGHGVISLMIAKPYFDWVDREELVRTLLEGLFAGLLKS; this is translated from the coding sequence GTGCCAGCCACCACAGCCACCGCCAAATCCGCCCGCAAGCCCAAGGGCGAGGGCCATGAACGGCGCGCCGAGATTCTCGCCGCCGCCGAACGCATCTTCGTCGAACTGGGCTATGAGGGCGCGACCATTCGCAAGATCGCGGATGAAGTCGGCCTGTCCTCGACCGCCCTCTACATGCATTTCGCCGACAAGGGCGAAATCCTTCAGGAGATCTGCCGACAGGCGTTCGAGTCCCTGCTGAAGGCCAATCGGGAAGCCCTCGCCGAGGCCGGTTCGCCCGAGCAACGCATGCGCAAGATGATGCGCGCCTATGTCGATTTCGGCTTCCACAACCCGAACGCCTACCGGCTGGTCTATATGACCCGGCCGTCCGAGCTGCGCGAGGGCGCCCAGGACGCGGCCCAGACGATGGGCGGAGAACTGTTCGGCGCCTTCCTGGAAGTCATTCAGGAACTGGAGTCCGCCGGGCGGCTGAAGAGCGACGCCCGCACGACCGCCCAGGCCTTCTGGGCGGGCGGCCACGGCGTGATTTCGCTGATGATCGCCAAGCCCTATTTCGATTGGGTTGACCGGGAGGAGCTGGTCCGGACCCTGCTGGAGGGTCTGTTCGCGGGCCTGCTCAAGTCTTGA
- a CDS encoding lytic transglycosylase domain-containing protein yields MIGISLAAVLALSPAPEVLLSQEVPYYASTPVNPASNQPRTLNDQDTALFRQGLAAARARDVSGARAAMARIGDPAARKLVEWALLDTSADAMSWGDLSDVNTRFAGWPRADSRRQAVERALDRAYAGPDAAIALFSRDAPTTVQGAIVLAEALDQRGRGDEARRLIKDWWRTRTFDADQQARVLARWGSTLTQDDHETRLNMLLLGPHGPATRAMVTMVSPERQTVANAVMALRTAYSPDAIVAGLTPSQAIEPAVVLERVRILRSQNRQSEAFPILRYLPTAPSSTDAQNTLWAERRNYYLDALQARNWQAAYDAFNGHGFPGGDRKVDAEFFAGWVALVKLNDPARAAQHFEVLRQTSSTPITQGRALYWLGRAAEAQGNTPSAVEYYRSGSRHFQTFYGQLAAEKAGQRSITLPADPVPSDADRAAFERNEVVRAWRILGETGEASLFRVFAYQLDDDVPNIEQLALMMDTSRGYGEGFTAMMIGRAASQRGYLLPERQYPIRIPPVVPGAAPQEFTQAITRQESSFDPRARSHANARGMMQFLPATGRGVARQLGLPFSDERLYDADFNMTLGSFHLGDLMNNFNGSMLLTTVAYNAGPARPPQWVARCGDPRAGSVDPVDFIECAPFTETRNYMMRVMENMSIYKARLNGGTAPLTLSDDLRRGVPRGPQAYSAVDGEEPYRTPEPDPSGE; encoded by the coding sequence ATGATCGGAATCAGTCTCGCGGCCGTACTGGCTCTTTCTCCCGCGCCGGAAGTCCTGCTGTCGCAGGAAGTGCCCTACTACGCCTCCACCCCCGTCAATCCGGCCAGCAACCAGCCGCGCACGCTGAACGATCAGGACACCGCGCTTTTCCGTCAGGGACTGGCCGCCGCCCGTGCGCGTGACGTGTCCGGCGCCCGCGCGGCCATGGCCCGGATCGGAGATCCGGCCGCCCGCAAGCTGGTGGAATGGGCGCTGCTGGACACCTCGGCAGACGCGATGTCATGGGGCGACCTGTCGGACGTGAACACCCGTTTCGCCGGATGGCCCCGCGCCGACAGCCGCCGTCAGGCCGTCGAGCGCGCGCTGGATCGCGCCTATGCCGGGCCGGACGCCGCCATCGCCCTGTTCAGCCGGGACGCCCCGACCACGGTGCAGGGTGCCATTGTTCTGGCGGAGGCGCTGGATCAGCGTGGCCGCGGCGACGAGGCGCGTCGTCTGATCAAGGACTGGTGGCGGACCCGCACCTTCGACGCGGACCAGCAGGCCCGCGTTCTGGCTCGTTGGGGCTCGACCCTGACGCAGGACGATCACGAGACCCGGCTGAACATGCTTCTGCTCGGACCACATGGACCCGCGACCCGGGCCATGGTGACCATGGTTTCGCCCGAGCGGCAGACGGTGGCCAATGCCGTTATGGCTCTGCGAACCGCCTACAGTCCCGACGCCATCGTCGCCGGACTGACCCCGTCGCAGGCGATCGAGCCCGCCGTCGTGCTGGAGCGCGTTCGCATCCTGCGTTCGCAGAATCGTCAGTCCGAGGCCTTCCCGATCCTCCGTTACCTGCCCACTGCGCCGTCCTCGACAGATGCCCAGAACACCCTGTGGGCCGAGCGACGGAACTATTATCTCGACGCCTTGCAGGCCCGGAACTGGCAGGCGGCCTATGACGCCTTCAACGGCCACGGCTTCCCCGGCGGCGACCGCAAGGTGGACGCCGAGTTCTTCGCCGGTTGGGTTGCGCTGGTGAAGCTGAACGATCCGGCGCGGGCGGCGCAGCATTTCGAGGTTCTGCGCCAGACCTCGTCCACCCCGATCACCCAGGGGCGAGCGCTTTACTGGCTGGGCCGCGCCGCCGAGGCGCAGGGCAACACGCCGTCAGCGGTCGAGTACTACCGCTCGGGATCGCGCCACTTCCAGACCTTCTACGGCCAGCTGGCCGCCGAGAAGGCCGGACAGCGCAGCATCACCCTGCCCGCCGACCCCGTTCCGTCCGACGCCGACCGCGCCGCGTTCGAGCGCAACGAGGTCGTGCGCGCCTGGCGCATTCTGGGCGAGACCGGCGAGGCCAGCCTGTTCCGCGTCTTCGCCTACCAGCTGGACGATGACGTTCCGAACATCGAACAACTGGCCCTCATGATGGATACGTCGCGAGGCTATGGCGAAGGCTTCACGGCCATGATGATCGGGCGCGCCGCCAGCCAGCGCGGCTATCTGCTGCCCGAGCGCCAGTATCCGATCCGCATTCCGCCGGTCGTGCCGGGCGCCGCGCCGCAGGAGTTCACCCAGGCGATCACCCGTCAGGAATCCAGCTTCGATCCCCGCGCCCGGTCGCACGCCAATGCGCGTGGCATGATGCAGTTCCTGCCCGCCACGGGGCGTGGCGTGGCGCGGCAGTTGGGCCTGCCCTTCTCGGACGAGCGGCTCTACGACGCCGACTTCAACATGACGCTGGGCAGCTTCCACCTCGGCGACCTGATGAACAATTTCAACGGGTCGATGCTGCTGACGACGGTGGCCTACAATGCCGGTCCGGCGCGGCCGCCGCAGTGGGTGGCGCGGTGCGGCGATCCGCGCGCGGGCTCGGTCGATCCGGTCGACTTCATCGAGTGCGCGCCCTTCACCGAGACCCGCAACTACATGATGCGGGTCATGGAGAATATGTCGATCTACAAGGCCCGGCTGAACGGCGGCACGGCGCCGCTGACCCTGTCGGACGATCTGCGTCGTGGCGTTCCGCGCGGGCCGCAAGCCTATTCGGCCGTGGACGGCGAGGAACCTTACCGGACGCCGGAGCCCGATCCTTCGGGCGAGTGA
- a CDS encoding class I SAM-dependent methyltransferase, with amino-acid sequence MSPRLNPSPETLFTRGWQDYALLDSGNGLKLERYGRFTVVRPEPQCFWSPRDPAAFERADATFAPQAQDEDDDGRWRFAGKPVETFPLAWRDVRFTGRFTPFRHLAFFPEQAANWEWLDARVRTLKRPKVLNLFGYTGVASLACSAAGAEVTHVDASKKSVAYARENAEQSGLADRPIRWIVEDCRKYVAREVRRGVKYDGIILDPPKYGRGPTGEVWRLFEDLPGLLKDCAALLSDDASFLLLNAYAARISGLSLAHMMAEATADRGGVIDWGELALAEHGNDGRAIGLSFFARWSKDGGNGQ; translated from the coding sequence ATGTCGCCACGCCTGAACCCATCGCCTGAAACGCTCTTTACCCGGGGGTGGCAGGACTACGCCCTGCTGGACAGCGGCAACGGGCTGAAGCTTGAGCGCTACGGCCGCTTCACCGTGGTACGGCCCGAGCCCCAGTGCTTCTGGTCGCCGCGGGATCCCGCGGCCTTCGAGAGGGCCGACGCCACCTTCGCCCCGCAGGCGCAGGACGAGGACGACGACGGCCGCTGGCGCTTCGCCGGCAAGCCGGTCGAGACCTTCCCGCTGGCCTGGCGCGATGTGCGCTTCACCGGCCGCTTCACGCCCTTCCGCCACCTTGCCTTCTTCCCCGAGCAGGCAGCGAACTGGGAGTGGCTGGATGCGCGGGTGCGGACCCTGAAACGCCCGAAGGTGCTGAACCTGTTCGGCTATACCGGCGTGGCTTCTCTGGCCTGTTCGGCGGCGGGCGCAGAGGTGACCCATGTGGACGCTTCAAAGAAGTCCGTCGCCTATGCTCGTGAGAACGCCGAGCAGTCGGGACTGGCCGACCGTCCGATCCGCTGGATCGTCGAGGACTGCCGCAAATATGTGGCGCGCGAGGTGCGTCGCGGTGTGAAGTATGACGGCATCATTCTGGACCCGCCCAAGTACGGGCGCGGGCCGACCGGCGAGGTCTGGCGGCTGTTCGAGGATCTGCCGGGCCTGCTGAAGGATTGCGCCGCCCTGCTGTCGGACGATGCGTCCTTCCTTTTGCTGAACGCCTATGCCGCCCGCATCTCGGGCCTGTCTCTGGCCCACATGATGGCGGAAGCCACGGCGGACCGGGGCGGCGTCATCGACTGGGGCGAGCTGGCGCTGGCTGAGCACGGCAATGACGGAAGGGCCATCGGCCTGAGCTTCTTCGCCCGATGGAGCAAGGATGGAGGGAACGGGCAATGA
- a CDS encoding ABC transporter substrate-binding protein, giving the protein MTGPAEAGPTRILSLDQCADQYVLALRPDADLALSPRADDPDSWLREAAKGRARVRPTLEAAVAFQPDVVVRYWGGEPRLLNRLEDRGTATVVIADATDFDGIRANIRAVAQALDAEMRGEALIARMNARLAQAAPTAPEHPTALYLTPGGFTAGKETLIDAIFRAAGYRNAADKPYFNPVSVERIALFPPVRFVLGFFDQSRADWRGPGRHPVVREAARGKVAAKLPAATLTCPAWFAADAAAMLRDGAA; this is encoded by the coding sequence ATGACCGGCCCCGCGGAGGCGGGGCCGACGCGTATCCTGTCGCTGGATCAGTGTGCGGACCAATATGTGCTGGCCCTGCGTCCCGACGCGGACCTGGCCCTGTCGCCCCGCGCTGACGATCCCGATTCCTGGCTCCGGGAAGCCGCGAAGGGCAGGGCGCGGGTCCGCCCGACGCTTGAAGCCGCCGTCGCCTTCCAGCCCGATGTCGTGGTGCGCTACTGGGGCGGAGAGCCGCGCCTGTTGAACCGACTTGAGGATCGCGGAACGGCCACCGTCGTCATCGCAGACGCCACGGACTTCGACGGAATCCGCGCCAACATCCGCGCGGTCGCACAGGCGCTGGACGCCGAGATGCGCGGCGAGGCCCTGATCGCCCGAATGAACGCCCGGCTGGCGCAGGCCGCGCCGACGGCGCCGGAGCACCCCACGGCCCTCTACCTGACGCCCGGCGGCTTCACGGCGGGCAAGGAAACCCTGATCGACGCGATCTTCCGCGCCGCCGGCTACCGCAACGCCGCGGACAAGCCCTACTTCAATCCGGTGAGCGTCGAGCGCATCGCCCTGTTCCCGCCCGTGCGGTTCGTGCTGGGTTTCTTCGACCAGTCCCGGGCGGACTGGCGCGGCCCCGGCCGCCACCCCGTCGTCCGTGAGGCGGCCCGGGGCAAGGTCGCCGCCAAGCTCCCGGCCGCTACCCTGACCTGTCCGGCATGGTTCGCCGCCGATGCGGCGGCAATGTTGAGAGACGGCGCGGCGTGA
- a CDS encoding RNA methyltransferase has translation MSDRLITSLTNETVKAVRALNMRKERETTGRFLAEGLKFIGEALDQGQTPKLLLVGMEAREHPLLERAKAETRKAGGEVIVVTHPILEKISRRDNPQTVLGVFEQVYTPLSAINPKSAPCWVALEQVRDPGNLGTIIRTADAAGCGGVILIDDCVDPYSTEAVRATMGSVFAVAIAKATTAGFIAWRQSWPGSVIGTRLDATHGYRDAAIQHPALILMGNEQAGLTDTLAAACDVNVKIPMRGRADSLNLAIATGVMVYAVTDAA, from the coding sequence ATGAGCGACCGCCTGATCACCTCCCTGACCAATGAGACGGTCAAGGCCGTGCGCGCGCTGAACATGCGCAAGGAGCGCGAGACCACGGGTCGCTTCCTGGCGGAGGGGCTGAAGTTCATCGGCGAGGCTCTGGATCAGGGCCAGACGCCGAAGCTGCTGCTGGTCGGGATGGAGGCGCGGGAGCATCCGCTGCTGGAGCGCGCCAAGGCCGAGACGCGCAAGGCGGGCGGCGAGGTGATCGTGGTCACCCATCCGATCCTCGAGAAGATCAGCCGCCGGGACAACCCGCAGACCGTGCTGGGCGTTTTCGAGCAGGTCTATACGCCGCTGTCGGCTATCAACCCGAAGAGCGCGCCCTGCTGGGTGGCGCTGGAGCAAGTGCGGGATCCGGGCAATCTGGGCACTATCATCCGCACCGCCGATGCGGCGGGCTGTGGCGGGGTGATCCTGATCGACGACTGCGTGGACCCCTACTCCACTGAGGCGGTGCGGGCGACCATGGGTTCGGTCTTCGCCGTGGCGATCGCGAAGGCGACGACGGCCGGGTTCATAGCCTGGCGGCAGTCCTGGCCGGGCAGCGTGATCGGCACCCGTCTGGACGCGACCCACGGCTATCGCGACGCGGCGATTCAGCATCCTGCCCTCATTCTGATGGGCAATGAGCAGGCGGGGCTGACCGATACGCTCGCGGCCGCCTGTGATGTGAACGTCAAGATTCCCATGCGCGGTCGGGCCGACAGCCTGAACCTGGCCATCGCCACAGGCGTGATGGTCTATGCGGTGACTGACGCCGCCTGA
- a CDS encoding iron ABC transporter permease, producing MVRRRCGGNVERRRGVNRLILILAATIIVALILAVSFGESALTATQFGQAFADPASAPGEVLWAVRAPRAVTALLVGAALGLSGAVMQGLLRNPLADPGVLGVSALAAFGAASAIVMGAAAVPGAVEVSALIGAGLAGGLLILFSSRVRSPEALILFGVALSSFAGAATALIFNLSPSPIASAEVMSWLLGSVQNRSWIDVLWVAPVLAVSAGLSVVAAPGLKMLSLGDETARTSGLPMARLRLLALLAAALATGAAVAVSGVIGFVGLAAPHLVRATVRGDPARLLLPAALAGGLMLIGADLLARITPTDQELKLGVFTALVGAPLFALIAWRAAREWRL from the coding sequence ATGGTTCGCCGCCGATGCGGCGGCAATGTTGAGAGACGGCGCGGCGTGAACCGTCTGATCCTTATCCTCGCGGCGACCATCATCGTCGCCCTGATCCTCGCCGTCAGTTTCGGCGAGAGCGCGCTGACCGCCACCCAGTTCGGGCAGGCCTTCGCTGATCCCGCGTCAGCCCCCGGCGAAGTGCTGTGGGCCGTGCGGGCGCCCCGCGCCGTGACCGCCTTGCTGGTCGGGGCGGCCCTGGGCCTGTCGGGCGCCGTGATGCAGGGCCTGTTGCGCAATCCGCTGGCCGATCCCGGCGTCCTCGGCGTATCGGCCTTGGCCGCCTTCGGCGCCGCCAGCGCCATCGTGATGGGCGCGGCCGCCGTTCCCGGCGCGGTCGAGGTCTCGGCCCTGATCGGAGCAGGTCTGGCGGGCGGCCTGCTGATCCTGTTTTCCAGCCGGGTGCGGTCGCCGGAGGCCCTGATCCTGTTCGGCGTCGCCCTGTCCAGTTTCGCGGGCGCCGCGACGGCGCTCATCTTCAACCTGTCGCCATCGCCCATCGCCTCGGCGGAGGTGATGAGCTGGCTGCTTGGCTCGGTGCAGAACCGCAGCTGGATCGACGTCCTGTGGGTGGCGCCGGTCCTCGCCGTTTCGGCCGGTCTATCCGTTGTGGCCGCGCCCGGCCTGAAGATGCTCAGCCTCGGGGACGAAACGGCCCGAACCTCGGGCCTGCCGATGGCCCGGCTGCGTCTCTTGGCTCTGCTGGCGGCGGCGCTGGCGACCGGGGCGGCGGTGGCGGTGTCCGGCGTCATAGGTTTCGTCGGACTGGCCGCGCCCCATCTGGTGCGCGCCACGGTGAGAGGCGACCCGGCGCGGCTGCTCCTCCCGGCGGCGCTGGCGGGCGGCCTGATGCTGATTGGCGCGGATCTTCTGGCCCGGATCACGCCGACGGATCAGGAGCTCAAGCTGGGGGTCTTCACCGCCCTGGTCGGCGCGCCTCTGTTCGCCCTGATCGCCTGGCGCGCGGCGCGGGAGTGGCGGCTGTGA
- a CDS encoding DUF3224 domain-containing protein yields MLASILAAVSLAIAPQEAPVSHQASGTFTVSITPVPPAEGAAADLHGRMTLSKTFHGGLTGTGEGEMLGSMGPNQSGAYVAMERVRGALDGHEGTFLLVHRGIMDRGAQDLSITVVPGSGTGALEGLVGVFHLTIADGEHRYVLDYTLPAE; encoded by the coding sequence ATGCTGGCGTCCATCCTCGCCGCCGTCAGCCTTGCCATCGCCCCACAGGAGGCCCCCGTGTCCCATCAGGCCAGCGGAACGTTCACCGTCTCCATCACACCGGTCCCGCCCGCCGAGGGCGCGGCGGCGGACCTTCACGGCCGCATGACCCTGTCCAAGACCTTCCACGGCGGCCTCACCGGAACCGGGGAGGGCGAGATGCTCGGCTCCATGGGCCCGAACCAGTCGGGCGCCTATGTCGCCATGGAGCGGGTGCGCGGCGCCCTCGACGGCCATGAGGGGACCTTCCTTCTGGTCCATCGGGGGATCATGGATCGCGGCGCGCAGGACCTGTCCATCACCGTCGTCCCCGGCTCGGGCACGGGCGCGCTGGAGGGCCTCGTCGGCGTCTTCCACCTGACCATCGCTGACGGCGAGCACCGCTACGTCCTGGACTACACCCTGCCGGCGGAGTGA
- a CDS encoding PDZ domain-containing protein — MRLLLLLTALLPFAGSVQAQTTDLTPEAYRADALSVEGLVNRQYAYLDRFPDGVMPMTEALRAEASAVHDRSSLLRYLEHALTALADHHAITGSSFRDSWALVPSYADLWVEREGEVWRITAVREGSPAEAAGVRAGETLDAVGGVVTTEAVRAFWSEIGLTPGGERDGYAARVLAAGRRDRPRDLTISGRRLTLPNLYTVSAGDRPPVTVTEAGDRLTIRFNDSLGNNDTVAAFDAAMARARPGQTVVLDLTDTASGGNTVVARGVMGWFVSEARPYQIHNLPAEARETGVPRQWVEQVLPRAGKRFEGRVVVRVGRWTGSMGEGLAVGMDALGARVEGDRMAGLLGAIYDLRLENSGLAIKIPVERLHAVDGTPREAFVPVR, encoded by the coding sequence ATGCGCTTACTCCTGCTCCTCACCGCCCTCCTGCCCTTCGCGGGGTCCGTTCAGGCCCAGACGACGGACCTGACGCCGGAGGCGTACCGGGCCGACGCCCTGTCGGTCGAAGGGCTGGTGAACCGCCAGTACGCCTATCTGGATCGCTTCCCTGACGGGGTCATGCCGATGACCGAGGCCCTGCGGGCGGAGGCCTCGGCGGTACACGACCGGTCCAGCCTGTTGCGCTATCTCGAGCATGCGCTCACGGCGCTGGCGGACCATCATGCGATCACCGGCAGCTCGTTCCGTGACAGCTGGGCGCTGGTTCCCAGCTACGCGGACCTGTGGGTCGAGCGGGAGGGCGAGGTCTGGCGGATCACCGCCGTGCGTGAAGGCTCCCCGGCCGAGGCGGCGGGTGTAAGGGCCGGCGAGACGCTGGACGCGGTCGGCGGGGTCGTCACGACCGAGGCGGTGCGCGCCTTCTGGAGCGAGATCGGACTGACGCCGGGCGGCGAGCGGGACGGCTATGCGGCGCGGGTGCTGGCGGCGGGGCGGCGGGATCGACCGCGTGACCTGACCATCTCGGGGCGGCGACTGACCCTGCCCAATCTCTACACGGTCAGCGCGGGCGACCGGCCGCCGGTGACGGTGACCGAGGCCGGAGACCGGCTGACGATCCGGTTCAATGACTCGCTGGGGAACAACGACACGGTCGCGGCCTTTGACGCGGCCATGGCGCGGGCCCGTCCTGGGCAGACCGTGGTGCTGGACCTGACCGACACGGCGAGCGGCGGCAATACGGTGGTGGCGCGGGGCGTGATGGGCTGGTTCGTCAGCGAGGCCCGGCCCTATCAGATCCACAACCTGCCCGCCGAGGCGCGGGAGACCGGGGTGCCGCGCCAGTGGGTCGAGCAGGTCCTGCCCCGGGCGGGCAAGCGGTTTGAGGGGCGGGTCGTGGTGCGCGTGGGGCGCTGGACCGGCAGCATGGGCGAAGGGCTGGCGGTCGGGATGGATGCGCTGGGCGCGCGGGTTGAGGGGGACCGGATGGCGGGCCTTCTTGGAGCTATCTACGACCTGCGGCTGGAGAACTCCGGGCTGGCCATCAAGATCCCTGTGGAGCGGCTCCATGCCGTGGACGGGACACCCCGGGAGGCCTTCGTTCCGGTCCGCTGA